The Eubacteriaceae bacterium Marseille-Q4139 genome has a window encoding:
- a CDS encoding helix-turn-helix domain-containing protein: MAVFRIERTKDYTVMSNHHLRNHELSLKAKGLLSMMLSLPDDWNYTTRGLAKICKEGVDAIGSALRELETAGYIVRNQLRDQQGRISDTEYVIYEKPQPRQPETPRPDTAVPDTASPDTENPYLDKPDTEKPAELNIEKPNTQKQNTHGASTDSIPFRETAAAQLPERKGRDAMSVSEIENYRELILENIEYDYLCREFSTYREDLDEIVELMVETVCAKRKTTRIAGSDFPHEVVRSRFLKLDSEHIRFVMDGMQKNTTEVRNMKQYLLAVLFNAPTTISNHYTVQVNHDMNTGGW, from the coding sequence ATGGCCGTTTTTCGCATTGAACGGACCAAAGATTATACCGTGATGAGCAATCATCACCTGCGGAACCACGAACTATCCCTCAAGGCAAAGGGGCTTCTTTCCATGATGTTATCCCTGCCTGATGACTGGAACTATACTACCCGTGGACTTGCGAAAATCTGCAAGGAGGGCGTTGATGCCATCGGCAGTGCGCTGCGGGAGTTGGAAACCGCCGGTTACATCGTGCGGAACCAGCTGCGGGACCAACAAGGCCGGATCAGCGACACCGAGTATGTGATTTATGAGAAACCCCAGCCCAGGCAGCCAGAAACGCCAAGGCCGGATACGGCTGTACCAGATACGGCTTCACCAGATACGGAAAACCCGTATCTGGATAAACCGGATACGGAAAAGCCCGCAGAATTAAATATAGAGAAACCAAATACTCAAAAACAAAATACTCATGGAGCAAGTACCGATTCCATTCCCTTCCGGGAAACAGCGGCAGCACAGCTGCCGGAACGGAAAGGAAGGGATGCGATGTCTGTCTCAGAGATAGAAAATTATCGGGAATTGATTCTGGAGAACATCGAGTATGACTATCTGTGCAGAGAGTTTTCGACCTACCGTGAGGACCTGGACGAGATTGTGGAGCTGATGGTGGAGACCGTTTGTGCCAAACGTAAAACCACTCGGATCGCTGGCAGCGACTTTCCCCATGAAGTCGTGCGCTCCCGGTTCTTGAAGCTGGATAGCGAGCATATCCGATTTGTCATGGACGGTATGCAGAAAAACACCACGGAGGTCCGCAATATGAAACAGTATTTGCTTGCAGTGCTGTTCAACGCGCCCACCACGATCAGCAATCACTACACCGTACAAGTCAATCACGATATGAACACAGGCGGCTGGTAA
- a CDS encoding putative hydro-lyase, with product MADERNARPKEIRERIRRGEITGPTAGMCGGYAQANLVILPGEYAADFKEFTAKNPKPCPVLEILEGSPMVHDMGEGANILTDIPRYFIYKNGVLADEVTDISSYWQDGFVGFLIGCSFSFEEALLAAGIDVRHISMGCNVPMYKTNIECAKAGVFEGPLVCTMRPMTPADAMRAVEITERCPNVHGAPIYMGDPEKIGIADLSCPDYGDSVEIRDGEIPVFWACGVTPQAAVERAKLPLVITHAPGHMFITDVTNAELSDYLEKKKRR from the coding sequence ATGGCAGATGAGAGGAATGCCCGGCCAAAGGAGATAAGAGAGCGGATCCGAAGAGGGGAGATCACCGGGCCTACGGCCGGGATGTGCGGCGGATATGCACAGGCGAATCTCGTGATCCTTCCGGGGGAGTATGCGGCGGATTTTAAGGAATTTACGGCAAAGAACCCAAAGCCGTGCCCTGTTTTGGAAATCCTTGAGGGCAGCCCCATGGTTCATGACATGGGCGAGGGCGCCAATATCCTGACGGATATCCCGCGGTATTTTATCTATAAAAACGGCGTGCTGGCAGACGAGGTGACGGACATTTCGTCCTATTGGCAGGATGGCTTCGTGGGTTTCCTGATCGGGTGCAGCTTTTCTTTTGAGGAGGCGCTTCTTGCTGCCGGCATCGACGTGCGCCATATTTCCATGGGGTGCAATGTGCCGATGTATAAGACGAACATCGAGTGCGCGAAGGCCGGTGTGTTTGAGGGGCCGCTTGTCTGCACCATGCGTCCCATGACGCCTGCCGATGCCATGCGGGCGGTGGAGATTACGGAGCGGTGCCCAAATGTCCATGGAGCACCCATTTATATGGGAGATCCGGAAAAAATCGGGATTGCGGATCTTTCATGCCCTGACTACGGCGACAGCGTGGAGATCCGGGACGGCGAAATCCCGGTGTTCTGGGCCTGCGGCGTTACGCCCCAGGCGGCTGTGGAGCGGGCGAAGCTTCCGCTCGTCATCACCCACGCGCCGGGGCATATGTTTATCACGGATGTGACGAATGCAGAACTCAGCGATTACCTTGAAAAGAAGAAGAGAAGATAA
- a CDS encoding ParA family protein encodes MNTQIIAIANQKGGVGKTTTCANLGIGLAQAGKKVLLIDGDPQGSLTISLGHPQPDKLPFTLSDAMGRILMDEPLRPGEGILHHPEGVDLMPADIQLSGMEVSLVNAMSRETILRQYLDTLKGQYSHILIDCQPSLGMLTVNALAAANRVIIPVQAEYLPAKGLEQLLQTVNKVKRQINPKLQIDGILLTMVDNRTNFAKEIAALLRETYGSKIKVFGTEIPHSVRAKEISAEGKSIFAHDPNGKVAEGYKNLTKEVIKLEKQREKSRAGSIR; translated from the coding sequence TTGAACACGCAAATCATCGCCATCGCCAACCAGAAAGGCGGCGTTGGCAAGACAACCACCTGCGCGAACCTGGGGATTGGGCTGGCGCAGGCCGGAAAGAAAGTGCTGCTGATCGACGGGGACCCGCAAGGCAGCCTGACCATCAGCCTGGGCCACCCCCAGCCGGACAAGCTGCCCTTTACCCTGTCCGACGCGATGGGCCGTATCCTGATGGACGAGCCGCTGCGCCCCGGCGAGGGTATCCTGCACCACCCGGAGGGCGTTGACCTGATGCCCGCAGACATCCAGCTCTCCGGCATGGAGGTCTCCCTGGTGAACGCCATGAGCCGAGAGACCATCCTGCGGCAGTATCTGGACACGCTCAAGGGACAGTATTCCCATATCCTGATTGACTGCCAGCCATCCCTGGGTATGCTCACGGTCAACGCCCTGGCCGCCGCCAACAGGGTCATAATCCCCGTTCAGGCGGAGTACCTGCCCGCCAAGGGCCTGGAACAGCTGCTCCAGACCGTAAACAAGGTGAAGCGGCAGATCAACCCCAAGCTCCAGATCGACGGCATATTGCTGACGATGGTGGACAACCGCACCAACTTCGCCAAGGAGATTGCCGCCCTGCTGCGGGAGACCTATGGCAGCAAAATCAAGGTGTTCGGCACCGAGATTCCCCATTCTGTCCGGGCAAAGGAGATCAGCGCCGAGGGCAAAAGCATTTTTGCCCATGACCCTAATGGCAAGGTGGCCGAGGGCTATAAGAATCTGACCAAGGAGGTGATAAAACTTGAAAAGCAGCGCGAAAAAAGTAGAGCTGGCTCCATACGATGA
- a CDS encoding TnpV protein, whose product MEHLPKKTSENGIGYTLVGDYYIPDLQLPEENRPIGIWGRMHKAYLEQCHPAQYNDLILTGKLWTYLSDLNEQAQNRLDCIIAHMKEVEGITEELKVQDQMAWVGAMNSIRNRAEEIVSHELIYNTKEVL is encoded by the coding sequence ATGGAACACTTACCGAAGAAAACCAGTGAAAACGGCATCGGCTATACGCTGGTCGGTGATTATTACATCCCAGACTTACAGCTGCCGGAGGAAAACCGCCCCATTGGGATTTGGGGCCGTATGCACAAAGCCTATCTGGAGCAGTGCCATCCAGCCCAGTATAATGACCTGATCTTGACTGGCAAACTCTGGACATATCTGAGCGATTTGAACGAGCAGGCACAGAACCGGTTGGATTGTATCATTGCCCATATGAAAGAAGTTGAGGGAATCACAGAGGAATTGAAAGTCCAAGATCAGATGGCATGGGTCGGAGCCATGAACAGCATCCGAAACCGTGCGGAGGAAATTGTCAGTCACGAACTGATCTATAATACAAAAGAGGTGCTGTGA
- a CDS encoding ParB/RepB/Spo0J family partition protein yields MKSSAKKVELAPYDDLFSTEESRQDAKLEKIQEIPLSELHPFKGHPFKVKDDEAMMETADSVRQYGVLVPAIARPDPEGGYELVAGHRRHRASELAEKETMPVIVRDLDDDAATIIMVDSNLQRESLLPSERAFAYKMKLEAMKHQGARGDLTSSQLGTKLRADELLAQQAGSSRNQVQRYIRLTELIPELLDMVDEKKIALNPAYELSFLKKEEQRDLLDAMDSEQATPSLSQAQRLKKYSQEGHLTLDMMRVIMGEEKKSDLDKVTFTSDTLRKYFPKSYTPQRMQETIIKLLEAWQKKRQRDQER; encoded by the coding sequence TTGAAAAGCAGCGCGAAAAAAGTAGAGCTGGCTCCATACGATGATTTGTTTTCCACCGAGGAAAGCCGCCAGGATGCCAAGCTGGAGAAGATACAGGAAATTCCGCTGTCTGAGCTGCACCCATTTAAGGGGCATCCCTTCAAAGTCAAGGATGACGAGGCCATGATGGAGACCGCCGACAGCGTTCGGCAGTATGGTGTTCTGGTTCCGGCGATCGCCCGCCCGGACCCGGAGGGCGGCTATGAGCTGGTTGCCGGTCACAGGCGGCACCGGGCCAGTGAGCTGGCCGAGAAAGAAACCATGCCTGTCATTGTCCGAGACCTGGACGATGATGCTGCCACTATCATCATGGTGGACAGCAACTTACAACGTGAAAGCCTGCTCCCCAGCGAAAGGGCCTTTGCTTACAAGATGAAGCTGGAGGCTATGAAACACCAAGGCGCACGGGGGGACTTAACTTCGTCCCAACTTGGGACGAAGTTGCGTGCAGATGAATTGTTGGCGCAGCAGGCTGGTTCGAGTAGGAACCAGGTGCAGCGCTATATCCGCCTGACGGAGCTGATTCCCGAACTGCTGGATATGGTCGATGAAAAGAAAATCGCCCTCAATCCGGCTTATGAGCTGTCCTTTCTCAAAAAAGAAGAACAGCGGGATTTGCTGGACGCGATGGACAGCGAACAGGCTACCCCCTCTCTCTCCCAGGCTCAGCGACTCAAGAAATACAGCCAGGAGGGACATCTGACCCTCGATATGATGCGCGTCATCATGGGTGAGGAAAAGAAAAGTGATCTCGACAAAGTGACTTTCACCTCCGACACCCTGCGGAAGTATTTCCCCAAAAGCTATACGCCCCAGCGGATGCAGGAAACCATTATCAAACTGCTGGAGGCGTGGCAGAAGAAGCGCCAGAGAGACCAGGAACGATGA
- a CDS encoding PcfB family protein, whose translation MQEEVENRTLTLVVSGTKFTGRLFKAAITKYLAHRKEKKLQKQKSRDTPVIPHGKQTVKQLIGQNQGVSNIEITDPSIKEFEKIARKYGVDYAVKKDRSSSPPKYLIFFKGRDADALTAAFTEYTGKKVRKAQKTERPSVLAKLSQFKELVKHAVVDRNKRKELER comes from the coding sequence ATGCAGGAGGAAGTGGAAAACAGGACTTTGACGCTGGTAGTCAGCGGAACAAAGTTTACCGGGCGGCTGTTTAAGGCCGCCATCACCAAGTACCTTGCCCACCGCAAGGAAAAGAAGCTGCAAAAGCAGAAAAGCCGGGATACCCCCGTGATTCCCCACGGCAAACAGACGGTGAAGCAGCTGATCGGCCAGAATCAGGGCGTTTCCAACATCGAGATCACCGACCCCTCCATCAAGGAGTTTGAAAAGATCGCCCGGAAATACGGCGTTGACTATGCGGTGAAGAAGGACCGCAGCAGCTCCCCGCCCAAGTACCTGATCTTTTTCAAAGGCCGCGATGCGGATGCCCTGACCGCTGCCTTTACCGAGTACACCGGCAAGAAGGTCAGAAAGGCGCAGAAAACAGAGCGTCCGTCCGTGCTGGCAAAGCTGAGCCAGTTCAAAGAGCTGGTGAAACACGCCGTTGTGGACCGGAACAAGCGGAAGGAGCTGGAACGATGA
- the rpsI gene encoding 30S ribosomal protein S9, translated as MANAKYYGTGRRKKSIARVYLTAGTGKITINKRDIDEYLGLETLKVIVRQPLVATETADKFDVMVNVRGGGFSGQAGAIRHGIARALLHADIEYRPVLKKAGFLTRDPRMKERKKYGLKAARRAPQFSKR; from the coding sequence ATGGCTAACGCTAAATACTACGGAACAGGAAGAAGAAAAAAATCTATCGCCAGAGTATATCTTACCGCTGGTACCGGTAAAATCACAATCAATAAAAGAGACATTGACGAGTATCTTGGCCTCGAAACCTTAAAGGTTATCGTTCGTCAGCCGCTTGTTGCTACTGAGACAGCAGACAAGTTCGACGTAATGGTTAACGTCCGCGGCGGCGGCTTTTCCGGCCAGGCCGGCGCAATCCGTCACGGTATCGCAAGAGCCCTGCTTCATGCAGACATTGAGTACCGCCCGGTGCTTAAGAAAGCAGGCTTCCTGACGAGAGATCCGCGTATGAAAGAGAGAAAGAAGTACGGCCTCAAGGCTGCCCGTCGCGCTCCGCAGTTCAGCAAGCGCTAA
- the rplM gene encoding 50S ribosomal protein L13, translated as MKSFMASPATIERKWYVVDATGYTLGRLASEVAKVLRGKNKPIFTPHMDCGDYVIVVNASKVKVTGKKLDQKIYYSHSDYVGGMKETTLREMMAKKPEKVIELAVKGMLPKGPLGRSMITKLHVYAGADHEQAAQKPEVLEIKF; from the coding sequence ATGAAGAGCTTTATGGCCAGTCCGGCAACGATTGAAAGAAAATGGTATGTAGTTGATGCTACGGGATATACATTAGGACGTCTGGCATCTGAAGTAGCCAAGGTGCTGAGAGGAAAGAATAAACCGATCTTTACACCGCATATGGACTGCGGCGATTATGTGATCGTAGTAAACGCTTCCAAAGTGAAGGTAACTGGAAAGAAACTGGATCAGAAGATCTATTACAGCCATTCCGATTATGTAGGCGGAATGAAGGAGACAACGCTGAGAGAAATGATGGCTAAGAAGCCGGAGAAGGTTATCGAGTTAGCCGTTAAGGGAATGCTTCCGAAGGGACCTTTGGGAAGAAGCATGATTACGAAGCTTCATGTATATGCTGGTGCTGACCACGAGCAGGCAGCTCAGAAGCCGGAAGTTTTAGAAATCAAATTTTAA
- a CDS encoding IS110 family transposase: MEVVYRCCCGIDVHKKIIVACLDQGGEQSLREFGTTTSEIKSLATWLTESGCEMIAMESTGVFWKPLYNLFELMDLDAMVVNAAHMKALPGRKTDVKDAEWIADLLRHGLLKASYIPSREQRELREITRYRKSLTEERCRETNRLQKILEGANIKLDSVVKDINGKSARKLLEKIIEDDVPTSEEEVSKVVHGRMRSKLGQLVTAIEGITTPLQRKLLAQVIDHIDDLTRRIADLDKLVQDYMDEYEAAIAALCDIPGIARRSAEVILAEIGLDMSRFPSAAHLCSWAGVCPGNCQSAGRRKHGKTTKGNKPLKTILTQCAKSARSVKGSYFSAQYQRIAARRGKNRATLAVAHSMLIAIYHMLKNSAPFRDLGSDYYDSFNRDRKIHSYLKRLKALGWEPDALPGSA, from the coding sequence ATGGAAGTTGTCTATCGGTGTTGTTGTGGGATTGATGTGCATAAGAAGATCATCGTGGCCTGCTTGGATCAGGGCGGAGAGCAGAGCCTGCGTGAATTCGGCACAACGACCAGCGAGATCAAGTCTTTGGCAACCTGGCTCACAGAATCAGGCTGTGAAATGATTGCCATGGAAAGCACGGGCGTATTTTGGAAACCACTGTATAACCTGTTTGAGCTGATGGATTTGGATGCCATGGTTGTCAATGCGGCACACATGAAAGCACTGCCCGGCCGCAAAACCGATGTGAAAGACGCAGAATGGATCGCGGATCTGCTTCGCCACGGACTGCTGAAAGCAAGTTATATTCCCAGCCGGGAACAGCGGGAGCTGCGTGAAATTACCCGTTACCGAAAAAGCCTGACAGAGGAACGGTGCAGAGAAACCAACCGTCTACAAAAGATCCTGGAGGGCGCCAACATCAAATTGGACTCTGTGGTCAAAGACATCAACGGAAAGAGTGCCAGAAAGCTGCTGGAAAAGATCATTGAAGATGACGTCCCAACCAGTGAGGAGGAAGTATCTAAGGTGGTTCATGGACGGATGCGTTCTAAACTGGGGCAACTCGTGACAGCCATTGAGGGGATTACCACACCGCTGCAAAGAAAGTTACTGGCGCAGGTTATAGACCATATCGATGATCTGACCAGGCGTATTGCCGACTTGGATAAACTGGTACAGGATTACATGGACGAATATGAAGCGGCGATTGCTGCTCTTTGCGATATTCCCGGTATCGCCCGGCGCAGCGCCGAGGTGATTCTGGCGGAAATCGGTCTGGATATGAGCAGATTTCCCAGTGCCGCCCATCTTTGTTCCTGGGCTGGGGTTTGCCCCGGCAACTGCCAGAGCGCAGGACGGCGAAAGCACGGGAAAACAACAAAAGGCAACAAACCGCTCAAGACGATTTTGACCCAATGTGCAAAATCTGCACGTTCTGTAAAAGGGTCTTATTTCTCGGCGCAATACCAGCGGATCGCCGCAAGACGAGGTAAGAACCGTGCCACACTTGCGGTTGCACATTCCATGCTGATCGCCATATACCACATGTTGAAAAACAGCGCGCCTTTTCGTGATTTGGGATCTGACTATTACGACTCTTTCAATCGGGATAGAAAAATACATAGTTACCTGAAACGCCTGAAAGCATTGGGCTGGGAACCTGATGCCCTGCCCGGCTCCGCCTGA
- a CDS encoding biotin-dependent carboxyltransferase family protein has product MGIKIINGGFLTTIQDMGRYGFQETGMSVSGVMDTRSAALANILVGNSEKEAVIEVTMMGPMIEFTEDNIVALTGGDLGAKLSGKPMPRYEAVHVHKGETLSFAGMFSGSRAYLAFAGGLDVPSVMGSKSTNLKSKIGGFEGRKLGAGDEIGFSAPKTWLPNMGKRKLSPEDFSSRECTLRVLMGPQDDCFTAAGIRTFLGSVYTISNEYDRMGCRMEGPVIEHKNGGDIITDGISFGAVQVPSHGNPIVMMADHQTTGGYTKIANVISADLPRLAQCRPGYQIRFEKVDIEEAQRLYCEEKKRLHELSDALNTAAVPSSEAQAVAIAAAASEDETYWEKKGTYRVVVNGQEFLVDLAREAVRNL; this is encoded by the coding sequence GGACACCCGCTCTGCTGCGCTGGCAAATATTTTAGTGGGGAACAGTGAAAAAGAGGCCGTCATCGAGGTTACGATGATGGGGCCGATGATCGAGTTTACGGAGGACAATATCGTCGCCCTCACCGGCGGTGACCTGGGAGCGAAGCTTTCCGGGAAGCCCATGCCGCGGTATGAGGCCGTGCATGTCCATAAGGGCGAGACCTTAAGCTTTGCCGGGATGTTTTCGGGGAGCCGGGCGTATCTGGCCTTTGCCGGCGGGCTCGATGTCCCGTCTGTCATGGGCAGCAAGTCCACGAACTTAAAGTCGAAAATCGGCGGCTTTGAGGGAAGAAAGCTTGGAGCCGGCGATGAGATTGGTTTTTCGGCGCCGAAAACATGGCTGCCGAATATGGGGAAGAGGAAGCTTTCGCCGGAGGATTTTTCTTCCAGGGAGTGTACGCTGCGGGTTCTCATGGGGCCGCAGGACGACTGCTTTACGGCAGCCGGAATCCGGACGTTTTTGGGGAGTGTCTACACGATCTCTAATGAATACGACCGCATGGGCTGCCGGATGGAAGGGCCTGTGATCGAGCATAAAAACGGCGGCGACATCATCACCGACGGAATCAGCTTCGGCGCTGTCCAGGTTCCGTCCCACGGAAATCCCATCGTAATGATGGCTGACCATCAGACAACGGGCGGCTATACAAAGATTGCCAATGTGATCTCTGCGGATCTTCCGCGCCTTGCCCAGTGCCGTCCGGGGTATCAGATCCGGTTTGAGAAGGTGGATATCGAGGAGGCACAGAGGCTTTACTGCGAGGAGAAGAAGCGGCTTCATGAGCTTTCCGATGCCCTGAATACGGCAGCAGTGCCGTCGTCGGAGGCGCAGGCGGTGGCCATCGCGGCAGCGGCCAGCGAGGATGAGACGTACTGGGAGAAAAAAGGCACATACCGCGTCGTGGTGAACGGGCAGGAATTCCTTGTGGATCTTGCCAGGGAGGCCGTGCGGAACCTTTAG